A DNA window from Lepidochelys kempii isolate rLepKem1 unplaced genomic scaffold, rLepKem1.hap2 scaffold_36, whole genome shotgun sequence contains the following coding sequences:
- the LOC140904587 gene encoding butyrophilin subfamily 2 member A2-like: MVSLDPDTAHPSLKVSENRRSVKWRGLQQDMPDNPERFDSETCVLGSEGFASGKRYWEVEVGGGRTWAVGVAKESVRRKGWICFSPEERIWAVEQCGSHYRARTSPETLLPLTGSPGKIGVYLDYERGLMSFYHPGMEAPIYTFTSSFTGQLHLFFWVTLWG; this comes from the coding sequence ATGGTGAGTCTGGATCCGGACACGGCTCATCCCAGCCTCAAGGTCTCTGAGAATCGGCGATCTGTGAAATGGAGGGGCCTGCAGCAGGACATGCCTGACAACCCTGAGAGATTTGACAGTGAAACCTGCGTGCTGGGCTCGGAAGGGTTTGCCTCGGGGAAACGCTACTGGGAGGTAGAGGTCGGAGGTGGTAGgacctgggctgtgggggtggccaaAGAATCTGTCAGGAGGAAGGGCTGGATCTGCTTTTCTCCTGAGGAGAGGATCTGGGCCGTGGAGCAGTGTGGGAGCCATTACCGGGCTCGCACCTCCCCAGAAaccctcctgcccctgactggGAGCCCTGGGAAGATCGGAGTGTATCTGGACTATGAGCGGGGCCTGATGTCATTTTATCATCCTGGTATGGAGGCCCCAATCTACACTTTCACCAGCTCTTTCACTGGGCAGCTCCACCTTTTCTTCTGGGTCACATTGTGGGGATAG